From Streptomyces durmitorensis, a single genomic window includes:
- a CDS encoding alpha/beta fold hydrolase — MPTFTAYDGTELAYHEKGEGEPLLCVPGGPMRASAYFGDLGGLTAHRRLILLDLRGTGDSAVPADTATYRCDRLVDDVEALREHLGLDEIDLLGHSAAGNIATLYAARHPKRVRRLVLITPATQSLGLTPGARDHRDAAAAHKGEPWYPAAEAALKEIEGGRSPLEVWDAIVPLAYGRWDDAARAHQAASAREKNAEAAALFYGDGAFDPPATREALAGLAAPVLVLAGEYDGAPNPAHAEEFAGYFPGGVRQVQPGGGHFPWLDDPEWFARRVAGFLAQD, encoded by the coding sequence ATGCCGACATTCACCGCATACGACGGGACCGAGCTCGCCTACCACGAGAAGGGGGAGGGCGAGCCGCTGCTCTGTGTTCCGGGCGGCCCCATGCGCGCCTCCGCCTACTTCGGCGACCTCGGCGGCCTGACGGCGCACCGCCGCCTGATCTTGCTCGATCTGCGCGGCACGGGCGACTCCGCGGTGCCCGCCGACACGGCGACGTACCGCTGCGACCGGCTCGTGGACGACGTCGAGGCGCTGCGCGAGCATCTGGGCCTCGACGAGATCGACCTGCTCGGCCATTCGGCGGCGGGCAACATCGCCACGCTGTACGCGGCGCGCCATCCGAAGCGGGTCCGCCGCCTCGTCCTGATCACCCCGGCCACCCAGTCGCTCGGCCTCACGCCGGGCGCGCGGGATCACCGTGACGCCGCGGCGGCGCACAAGGGCGAGCCCTGGTACCCGGCCGCCGAGGCCGCCCTGAAGGAGATCGAGGGCGGGCGCAGCCCCCTTGAGGTGTGGGACGCGATCGTCCCCCTCGCCTACGGCCGCTGGGACGACGCGGCGCGGGCGCACCAGGCGGCGAGCGCGAGGGAGAAGAACGCCGAGGCGGCCGCCCTGTTCTACGGCGACGGCGCGTTCGACCCGCCCGCCACGCGCGAAGCCCTGGCCGGTCTGGCGGCGCCGGTGCTCGTGCTCGCGGGTGAGTACGACGGTGCGCCCAACCCCGCGCACGCGGAGGAGTTCGCCGGGTACTTCCCGGGCGGCGTGCGCCAAGTGCAGCCGGGCGGTGGGCACTTCCCGTGGCTGGACGATCCGGAGTGGTTCGCGCGGCGCGTGGCAGGATTCCTCGCGCAGGACTGA
- a CDS encoding acyl-CoA synthetase, with amino-acid sequence MTGVRSNTVDGVLRRSARRVPGRVALRYGERVWTYAELDEAVSRAAQALCAEGLGHGDRVAAYAHNSDAYLIGFLACSRAGLVHVPVNQNLVRDDLAYIVGQSGSSLVLADPDLAPRLPGDVRVLPLRDTDDSLLARLAGAAAYDGEAPGADDLAQLLYTSGTTALPKGAMMTHRALVHEYVSAITALDLKETDKPVHSLPLYHSAQMHVFLLPYLAVGAENTIIDAPDAERIFELVEAGRADSLFAPPTVWIGLSNHPGFATRDLAGLRKAYYGASIMPVPVLERLRARLPSLGFYNCFGQSEIGPLATVLGPEEHEGRMDSCGRPVLFVEARVVDERGAEVPDGTQGEVVYRSPQLCEGYWDKPEETKEAFRDGWFHSGDLAVRDEEGYFTVVDRVKDVINSGGVLVASRQVEDALYTHERVAETAVIGLPDERWIEAVTAVVVRNGDVTEAELIDHAREKLAHFKAPKRVLFVDELPRNASGKILKRELRDRFSAS; translated from the coding sequence ATGACGGGTGTACGCAGCAATACGGTCGACGGGGTCCTTCGGCGGAGCGCGCGGCGCGTGCCGGGGCGAGTGGCTCTGCGCTATGGGGAGCGGGTCTGGACGTACGCGGAGCTGGACGAAGCCGTCTCGCGCGCGGCCCAGGCGCTGTGCGCCGAGGGGCTCGGCCACGGTGACCGCGTCGCCGCCTACGCGCACAACTCGGACGCCTATCTCATCGGATTCCTGGCCTGCTCGCGGGCGGGCCTTGTCCATGTGCCGGTCAACCAGAACCTCGTCAGGGACGACCTGGCGTACATCGTGGGGCAGTCGGGCAGCTCCCTGGTCCTCGCCGATCCGGACCTCGCCCCACGCCTTCCCGGCGACGTCCGCGTGCTCCCCCTGCGCGACACGGACGACTCGCTGCTCGCGCGGCTCGCGGGCGCGGCGGCGTACGACGGAGAGGCACCCGGCGCCGACGACCTCGCCCAGCTGCTCTACACCTCCGGCACCACCGCGCTCCCCAAGGGCGCGATGATGACGCACCGCGCCCTCGTGCACGAGTACGTCAGTGCCATCACCGCCCTCGATCTCAAGGAGACGGACAAGCCCGTCCACTCGCTGCCGCTCTACCACTCGGCACAGATGCACGTCTTCCTGCTGCCGTACCTCGCGGTGGGCGCCGAGAACACGATCATCGACGCGCCCGACGCCGAGCGGATCTTCGAGCTCGTCGAGGCGGGCCGCGCCGACAGCCTCTTCGCGCCGCCCACGGTGTGGATCGGCCTCTCGAACCACCCCGGCTTCGCCACCCGTGACCTCGCCGGCCTGCGCAAGGCCTACTACGGGGCGTCGATCATGCCCGTCCCTGTCCTGGAGCGGCTGCGCGCACGGCTGCCGTCGCTCGGCTTCTACAACTGCTTCGGGCAGAGCGAGATCGGCCCCCTCGCCACGGTCCTCGGGCCCGAGGAGCACGAGGGGCGGATGGACTCCTGCGGGCGGCCGGTCCTCTTCGTCGAGGCACGGGTAGTCGACGAGCGTGGCGCCGAGGTGCCCGACGGCACGCAGGGCGAAGTCGTCTACCGCTCGCCGCAGTTGTGCGAGGGCTACTGGGACAAGCCCGAGGAGACCAAGGAGGCGTTCCGTGACGGATGGTTCCACTCCGGGGACCTCGCCGTGCGGGACGAGGAGGGCTACTTCACGGTCGTCGACCGGGTGAAGGACGTCATCAACTCCGGCGGCGTCCTCGTCGCGTCGCGCCAGGTCGAGGACGCGCTCTACACCCACGAGCGGGTCGCCGAGACGGCCGTGATCGGCCTGCCGGACGAGCGCTGGATCGAGGCGGTCACCGCCGTCGTCGTACGCAACGGAGACGTCACCGAAGCCGAACTCATCGACCACGCGCGCGAGAAGCTCGCCCACTTCAAGGCGCCCAAACGGGTCCTCTTCGTGGACGAGCTGCCGCGCAACGCGAGCGGGAAGATCCTCAAGCGGGAGCTGCGGGACCGCTTCAGCGCGTCGTAG
- a CDS encoding acyl-CoA synthetase — protein MEYNLADLFESVVDVVPDREALVYIDHPGTGAERRLTYAELDRAANRLAHHLIDSGLKPGEHLGLHLYNGVEYLQTVLACLKARLVPVNVNYRYVEEELVYLYRDADLAALVFDAEFTERVAAALPRAEKLRHLVRVGTPPADAPALDVVAFSEAEAAGSQERGFPARSADDLFIIYTGGTTGMPKGVMWRQEDLFFAGLFGGEPAGEPVKRPEELAERVAAGGPGITFFPAPPLMHGTSTLTSFIAFNYGQRVAIHRKYVPEEVLRTIEREKVSSVSLVGDAMLRPLIDALHGPLKGTDLSSLFSVSSSGAIMSETVRAQFQELAPNVLLLNNFGSSESGSNGKATDDSGPEKGFRLEVNERTQVVDLVTHDPVPVGVPGRLAQRGHVPLGYYNDPVKTAETFFQKGDERWVLLGDMATVDEDGIVTVLGRGSQCINTGGEKVYPEEVEQALKSHPDVYDALVAGVPDERWGNRVAAVVQLRHGAAPLDLEAIQTHCRTRLAGYKIPRAVVFTTEIQRSPSGKADYRWAKAVAAGAGH, from the coding sequence GTGGAGTACAACCTTGCCGACCTGTTCGAGTCGGTCGTCGACGTGGTCCCCGACCGCGAGGCGCTCGTGTACATCGATCACCCCGGCACCGGGGCGGAACGCAGGCTGACGTACGCCGAGCTCGACCGGGCCGCCAACCGCCTCGCGCACCACCTGATCGACAGCGGCCTCAAGCCGGGCGAACACCTGGGGCTCCACCTCTACAACGGCGTCGAGTACCTCCAGACGGTGCTCGCCTGCCTCAAGGCTCGCCTCGTCCCGGTCAACGTCAACTACCGCTACGTGGAGGAGGAGTTGGTCTACCTCTACCGCGACGCGGACCTCGCCGCCCTCGTCTTCGACGCGGAGTTCACCGAGCGGGTCGCGGCCGCGCTGCCGCGCGCGGAGAAGCTGCGGCATCTGGTGCGGGTGGGGACCCCGCCGGCCGACGCGCCCGCGCTCGACGTGGTGGCCTTCTCCGAGGCGGAGGCCGCAGGTTCGCAGGAGCGCGGGTTCCCGGCGCGCTCGGCCGACGACCTGTTCATCATCTACACCGGCGGCACCACCGGCATGCCCAAGGGCGTCATGTGGCGCCAGGAGGACCTGTTCTTCGCCGGGCTCTTCGGCGGCGAACCCGCGGGCGAGCCGGTGAAGCGCCCCGAGGAACTGGCCGAGCGCGTCGCGGCGGGCGGCCCCGGCATCACGTTCTTCCCCGCTCCCCCGCTGATGCACGGCACGTCGACGCTGACGTCGTTCATCGCCTTCAACTACGGCCAGCGGGTGGCCATTCACCGCAAGTACGTCCCCGAAGAGGTGCTCCGCACCATCGAGCGGGAGAAGGTCTCCAGCGTCTCGCTGGTGGGCGACGCGATGCTCAGGCCCCTCATCGACGCCCTGCACGGCCCGCTCAAGGGAACCGACCTGTCGTCGCTCTTCAGCGTCTCGTCCTCCGGGGCGATCATGTCGGAGACGGTGCGCGCCCAGTTCCAGGAACTGGCCCCGAACGTCCTGCTCCTGAACAACTTCGGCTCGTCCGAGTCGGGTTCCAACGGCAAGGCGACGGACGACTCGGGCCCCGAGAAGGGCTTCCGCCTGGAGGTCAACGAGCGTACGCAGGTGGTGGATCTGGTCACGCACGATCCGGTGCCGGTGGGCGTACCGGGCCGCCTGGCCCAGCGCGGCCATGTGCCGCTCGGCTACTACAACGACCCGGTGAAGACCGCCGAGACCTTCTTCCAGAAGGGCGACGAGCGCTGGGTGCTGCTCGGCGACATGGCGACGGTCGACGAGGACGGCATAGTCACCGTCCTCGGACGCGGCTCGCAGTGCATCAACACCGGCGGCGAGAAGGTGTATCCGGAGGAGGTCGAGCAGGCGCTCAAGTCCCATCCGGACGTGTACGACGCGCTGGTCGCCGGAGTCCCCGACGAACGCTGGGGCAATCGGGTGGCCGCGGTGGTCCAACTCCGGCACGGTGCCGCCCCGTTGGACCTGGAGGCCATCCAGACCCACTGCCGTACGCGCCTGGCCGGCTACAAGATCCCGCGAGCGGTGGTCTTCACCACGGAGATCCAACGCTCACCGAGCGGCAAGGCGGACTACCGGTGGGCGAAGGCGGTGGCGGCGGGGGCGGGCCACTGA
- a CDS encoding nitroreductase/quinone reductase family protein: MPEEPEQPAQLPSPAEFNRQLMADFRANGGQVGGMFAGAPLVLLTTTGARSGHPRSNPAVYARDGDRLLVFASNGGGDKNPDWYHNLLADPRLTVEIADGTGGVDRFPATAEPLAGEERDRQYAAQCERDPAFAAYQQGTDRTIPVIALHRLNAADPARHRAIADHLVRVHAELRDELADLRKQAAARQTASGTPRPAPPLGEQLTRHCLTLCGALHEHHTNEDGAFTELERQFPELAPGIARLREEHKTVARTLAELEALIADPDPAADLVGELDRLTSGLEEHFAYEEEQLLPALYGRGR, from the coding sequence ATGCCCGAAGAGCCTGAACAGCCCGCGCAGCTCCCCTCCCCCGCCGAGTTCAACCGACAGCTCATGGCCGACTTCCGGGCGAACGGAGGCCAGGTCGGCGGCATGTTCGCCGGCGCCCCGCTCGTCCTCCTGACCACGACCGGCGCCCGCAGCGGCCACCCCCGGAGCAATCCCGCCGTGTATGCCCGCGACGGCGACCGGCTCCTCGTCTTCGCCTCCAACGGCGGCGGGGACAAGAACCCCGACTGGTACCACAACCTCCTTGCCGACCCGCGGCTCACCGTCGAGATCGCCGACGGCACGGGCGGCGTCGACCGCTTCCCGGCCACGGCCGAGCCGCTCGCCGGGGAGGAGCGCGACCGCCAGTACGCGGCGCAGTGCGAGCGCGACCCGGCCTTCGCCGCCTACCAGCAGGGCACGGACCGCACCATCCCCGTCATCGCGCTGCACCGGCTGAACGCAGCCGACCCCGCACGCCACCGGGCGATCGCCGATCACCTGGTCCGCGTCCACGCCGAACTGCGCGACGAGCTGGCCGACTTACGCAAACAGGCAGCCGCCCGCCAGACGGCATCCGGCACCCCGCGCCCCGCGCCGCCCCTCGGCGAGCAGCTCACCCGCCACTGCCTCACCCTCTGCGGCGCGCTCCACGAGCACCACACCAACGAGGACGGCGCCTTCACCGAACTGGAGCGCCAGTTCCCGGAGTTGGCCCCGGGTATCGCCAGGCTCCGCGAGGAGCACAAGACGGTCGCGCGGACCCTGGCCGAACTGGAGGCGCTCATCGCCGATCCGGACCCGGCCGCCGACCTGGTCGGCGAACTCGACCGGCTCACGTCGGGTCTTGAGGAGCACTTCGCCTACGAGGAGGAACAGCTCCTGCCCGCGCTGTACGGCCGGGGCCGCTGA
- a CDS encoding crotonase/enoyl-CoA hydratase family protein — translation MGGTEHLAVRREGATLILTLNRPEAKNALSLPMLVGLYDGWVAADEDDTIRSVVLTGAGGAFCAGMDLKALAGKGMDGEQYRDRMKADPDLHWKAMLRHHRPRKPVIAAVEGYCVAGGTEILQGTDIRVAGESATFGLFEVKRGLFPIGGSTVRLPRQIPRTHALEMLLTGRPYSAAEAASIGLVGHVVPDGTALEKALVIAEQINACGPLAVEAVKASVYEAAEMTEADGLAAELKRGWPIFDTADAKEGSRAFAEKRPPEFRRA, via the coding sequence ATGGGTGGGACGGAACATCTCGCTGTACGGCGCGAAGGCGCCACACTGATACTCACGCTCAACCGGCCGGAGGCGAAGAACGCGCTCTCGCTGCCGATGCTGGTGGGTCTCTACGACGGCTGGGTGGCCGCCGACGAGGACGACACGATCCGCTCCGTCGTGCTCACCGGGGCGGGCGGCGCGTTCTGCGCGGGCATGGACCTCAAGGCCCTCGCGGGCAAGGGGATGGACGGCGAGCAGTACCGGGACCGGATGAAGGCCGACCCCGATCTGCACTGGAAGGCGATGCTGCGCCACCACCGCCCCCGCAAACCGGTCATCGCCGCGGTCGAGGGGTACTGCGTCGCGGGTGGCACGGAGATCCTCCAGGGCACCGACATCCGCGTCGCGGGCGAGTCCGCGACGTTCGGGCTCTTCGAGGTCAAGCGCGGCCTCTTCCCGATCGGCGGCTCGACCGTGCGGCTCCCGCGCCAGATTCCTCGTACGCACGCGCTGGAGATGCTGCTCACCGGGCGGCCCTACTCGGCGGCCGAGGCCGCCTCGATCGGCCTCGTCGGCCACGTCGTCCCGGACGGCACCGCCCTGGAGAAGGCGCTCGTCATCGCCGAGCAGATCAACGCCTGCGGGCCACTCGCCGTGGAGGCGGTGAAGGCGTCCGTGTACGAGGCCGCCGAGATGACGGAGGCGGACGGCCTGGCGGCCGAGCTGAAGCGGGGGTGGCCCATCTTCGACACCGCCGATGCGAAGGAGGGCTCCAGAGCCTTTGCGGAGAAGCGTCCCCCGGAGTTTCGGCGCGCCTAG
- a CDS encoding MarR family winged helix-turn-helix transcriptional regulator, whose protein sequence is MPRMVGRVKRIKIPEELQSLSLAPRHLSLLAYLLFDGPMSVNELAARLEVAPTTVSLMVGELSRKGVLERQEDPADRRRRIVGIADAHRASIDGWLGRGAVAWRKALAPLTGAERKLFIDTLTAYEEGLGLAEG, encoded by the coding sequence ATGCCGCGCATGGTCGGACGCGTCAAGCGGATCAAGATCCCCGAAGAGCTGCAGTCGCTGTCGCTCGCGCCCCGCCATCTCTCGCTGCTCGCCTATCTGCTCTTCGACGGCCCGATGAGCGTCAATGAACTGGCCGCCCGCCTGGAGGTCGCGCCGACGACGGTGAGCCTGATGGTCGGCGAGCTGAGCCGCAAGGGAGTCCTGGAGCGGCAGGAGGACCCGGCCGACCGCCGACGCAGGATCGTCGGCATCGCCGACGCGCACCGCGCGTCGATCGACGGCTGGCTCGGCCGGGGCGCGGTCGCCTGGCGCAAGGCGCTCGCGCCGCTCACGGGGGCCGAGAGGAAGCTGTTCATCGACACGCTCACGGCATACGAGGAGGGCCTCGGCCTCGCCGAAGGCTGA
- the paaK gene encoding phenylacetate--CoA ligase PaaK — MTAMLDAAERLGREELEALQLERLQDTLLHAYENVPFYRAAFDKAGLRPDDCRSLGDLARFPFTAKTDLRDNYPFGMFAVEQSEVRRLHASSGTTGRPTVVGYTEQDLSMWADVVARSIRAAGGRPGHKVHVAYGYGLFTGGLGAHYGAERLGCTVIPASGGMTARQVQLIQDFRPEIIMVTPSYMLTLLEEFERQGVDPRTTSLKVGIFGAEPWTEEMRREIEERFAIDAVDIYGLSEVIGPGVAQECVETKDGLHIWEDHFYPEVVDPITGEVLPDGERGELVFTSLTKEAMPVVRYRTRDLTRLLPGTARTFRRMEKVTGRTDDMVILRGVNLFPTQVEEIVLRTPGVAPYFQLRLTREGRMDALTVRAESRADTTPERREAAAREIASAVKDGIGVSVAVEIVDPETIERSVGKFKRIVDLRDK, encoded by the coding sequence ATGACGGCCATGCTGGACGCGGCGGAGCGCCTCGGGCGCGAGGAGCTCGAGGCGCTGCAGCTGGAACGCCTGCAGGACACCTTGCTGCACGCGTACGAGAACGTGCCCTTCTACCGGGCGGCGTTCGACAAGGCGGGACTGCGCCCCGACGACTGCCGTTCACTCGGCGACCTGGCCCGCTTCCCGTTCACGGCCAAGACCGATCTGCGGGACAACTACCCCTTCGGTATGTTCGCGGTCGAGCAGTCCGAGGTGCGGCGCCTGCACGCGTCCAGCGGCACCACGGGGCGGCCCACGGTCGTCGGCTACACCGAGCAGGACCTGTCGATGTGGGCGGACGTCGTCGCCCGCTCGATCCGCGCGGCGGGCGGCCGCCCCGGCCACAAGGTCCATGTGGCGTACGGCTACGGCCTGTTCACCGGCGGCCTCGGCGCGCACTACGGCGCCGAGCGTCTGGGCTGCACGGTGATCCCGGCGTCCGGCGGCATGACGGCGCGCCAGGTCCAGCTGATCCAGGACTTCCGCCCCGAGATCATCATGGTGACCCCGTCGTACATGCTGACGCTCCTGGAGGAGTTCGAGCGCCAGGGCGTCGACCCGCGCACGACGTCCCTCAAGGTCGGCATCTTCGGCGCCGAGCCGTGGACGGAGGAGATGCGCCGCGAGATCGAGGAGCGGTTCGCGATCGACGCCGTCGACATATACGGGCTCTCCGAGGTCATCGGCCCCGGTGTCGCCCAGGAGTGCGTGGAGACCAAGGACGGCCTGCACATCTGGGAGGACCACTTCTATCCGGAGGTGGTGGACCCGATCACCGGTGAGGTGCTGCCGGACGGCGAGCGCGGCGAGCTGGTCTTCACCTCCCTCACCAAGGAGGCCATGCCCGTCGTCCGCTACCGCACACGCGACCTGACGCGCCTCCTGCCCGGCACCGCACGCACCTTCCGCCGGATGGAGAAGGTCACGGGCCGCACGGACGACATGGTGATCCTGCGCGGCGTGAACCTCTTCCCCACGCAGGTGGAGGAGATCGTCCTGCGGACCCCGGGCGTCGCCCCGTACTTCCAGCTGCGGCTGACCCGCGAGGGCCGCATGGACGCGCTGACGGTCCGGGCCGAGTCCCGCGCGGACACGACGCCCGAGCGGCGCGAGGCGGCGGCACGGGAGATCGCGTCGGCGGTGAAGGACGGCATCGGCGTCTCGGTGGCGGTCGAGATCGTCGATCCGGAGACGATCGAGCGGTCGGTGGGCAAGTTCAAGCGGATCGTGGACCTTCGGGACAAATAG
- a CDS encoding penicillin acylase family protein, translating into MRTRTRRLTALGISLLTATALLPSSGAIAGAAEARDARPSAGGLSATVRYTQYGIPHILAKDYENLGFGTGWAQAADQVCTLAEGYVTVRGERSRYFGPDGKPDGSLSSATTNISSDLYFGGVRDTRTVEKLLKQPAPAGPSATSKELMAGFAAGYNAWLKQNRVTDPACKGAKWLRPISALDVARQGFAVQVLGGQGRGIDGITAAQPPTAKAPDRAPDPERTAREARRLFSADEAVMGSNAVTFSGKTTANGKGLLLGNPHYPWQGGRRFWQSQQTIPGELNVSGGSLLGTSVVNIGFNGDVAWSHTVATGVTLNLHQLTLDPADPTTYLVDGKPEKMTKRTVEVPVKDGKPVTRTQWWTRYGPVTTGLGAQLPLPWSAKTAYALNDPNATNMRGSDTDLGFGKARSTDGILKALRDTQGLPWVNTVAADRKGHSLLSQSQVLPRITDDLAGRCSTDLGKVTYPASGVAVLDGSRGDCAIGSDKDAVQPGVFGPSKMPTLKDAPYAENSNDSAWLTNADRPITGYERVFGTIGTQRSLRTRGAVEDVAAMAKQGGLTVKDLQEQQFANRAPAGDLAADDAARACAALPGGTATGSDGKAVDVRKACDVLKAWDHSMNTDSRGALLFDRFWRGLVAAVPNAQLWKVPFSAADPVRTPNTLNTDAPGFATALADAVTQLNGAGIALDAPLGKNQFVVRGSERLPIHGGTESIGVWNKVEPVWDAKGGGYTEVAHGSSHIQAVGWDKGRCPKARTLLTYSQSSNPNSPYYSDQTRLYADERWVTSRFCEKDIMGDPKLKVVKVRERR; encoded by the coding sequence ATGCGTACCCGCACGAGACGCCTGACGGCCCTCGGCATCAGCCTGTTGACGGCCACGGCTCTCCTGCCGTCGTCCGGCGCCATCGCCGGAGCGGCGGAGGCGCGCGACGCCCGCCCCTCCGCCGGCGGCCTGTCCGCGACCGTCCGCTACACCCAGTACGGCATTCCGCACATTCTCGCCAAGGACTACGAGAACCTCGGCTTCGGCACCGGCTGGGCGCAGGCCGCCGACCAGGTGTGCACCCTCGCCGAGGGCTACGTGACCGTGCGCGGGGAGCGGTCACGTTACTTCGGCCCTGACGGCAAGCCCGACGGCTCGCTGTCGTCGGCCACCACGAACATCTCCAGCGACCTCTACTTCGGTGGCGTCCGCGACACGCGCACGGTGGAGAAGCTCCTCAAGCAGCCCGCACCGGCGGGGCCGAGCGCCACTTCGAAGGAGTTGATGGCCGGATTCGCCGCCGGCTACAACGCCTGGCTGAAGCAGAACCGCGTCACCGACCCGGCCTGCAAGGGCGCCAAGTGGCTGCGCCCGATCAGCGCCCTGGACGTGGCTCGGCAGGGCTTCGCCGTACAGGTCCTGGGCGGTCAGGGACGCGGCATCGACGGCATCACCGCCGCGCAGCCGCCGACCGCGAAGGCCCCGGACCGTGCACCGGACCCCGAGCGCACCGCCAGGGAGGCGCGCAGGCTCTTCTCGGCCGACGAGGCCGTCATGGGCTCCAACGCCGTTACCTTCAGCGGGAAGACCACCGCGAACGGCAAGGGCCTGCTCCTCGGCAATCCGCACTACCCCTGGCAGGGCGGCCGCCGCTTCTGGCAGTCGCAGCAGACCATCCCCGGCGAGCTGAACGTCTCGGGCGGTTCGCTGCTCGGCACGAGCGTGGTGAACATCGGCTTCAACGGCGATGTGGCGTGGAGTCACACGGTGGCGACCGGCGTGACCCTCAATCTGCACCAGCTCACGCTGGATCCGGCCGATCCGACCACCTATCTGGTGGACGGGAAGCCGGAGAAGATGACGAAGCGGACCGTCGAGGTGCCGGTCAAGGACGGCAAGCCGGTGACCCGCACGCAGTGGTGGACCCGGTACGGCCCGGTCACCACCGGCCTCGGCGCACAGCTGCCGCTGCCGTGGTCGGCGAAGACGGCGTACGCCCTGAACGACCCCAACGCCACGAACATGCGCGGCAGCGACACCGACCTCGGCTTCGGCAAGGCCCGCTCCACCGACGGGATCCTGAAGGCGCTGCGCGACACCCAGGGCCTGCCGTGGGTCAACACGGTCGCCGCGGACCGCAAGGGCCACTCGCTGCTCAGCCAGTCCCAGGTGCTGCCCCGCATCACCGACGACCTGGCCGGGCGCTGCTCCACGGACCTGGGCAAGGTGACGTATCCGGCGTCGGGTGTCGCCGTGCTCGACGGATCGCGCGGTGACTGCGCGATCGGCTCGGACAAGGACGCCGTGCAGCCCGGGGTCTTCGGGCCGTCGAAGATGCCCACCCTCAAGGACGCCCCGTACGCCGAGAACTCCAACGACAGTGCCTGGCTCACCAACGCGGACCGGCCGATCACGGGTTACGAGCGGGTCTTCGGGACGATCGGCACGCAGCGCTCCCTGCGCACGCGCGGCGCCGTCGAGGACGTCGCGGCGATGGCGAAGCAAGGAGGTCTGACGGTCAAGGATCTCCAGGAGCAGCAGTTCGCGAACCGTGCGCCGGCGGGCGACCTGGCCGCCGACGACGCGGCACGCGCGTGTGCCGCGCTGCCCGGAGGCACCGCGACCGGCAGCGACGGCAAGGCTGTTGACGTACGCAAGGCCTGTGACGTCCTCAAGGCCTGGGACCACAGCATGAACACGGACAGTAGGGGCGCGCTGCTCTTCGACCGGTTCTGGCGGGGGCTCGTCGCCGCCGTGCCGAACGCCCAGCTGTGGAAGGTGCCGTTCTCCGCCGCCGACCCGGTGCGCACCCCGAACACCCTCAACACGGACGCCCCTGGCTTCGCGACCGCGCTCGCCGACGCGGTGACGCAGCTGAACGGGGCGGGCATCGCCCTCGACGCGCCGCTGGGCAAGAACCAGTTCGTCGTACGCGGCTCCGAGCGCCTTCCGATCCACGGCGGCACCGAGTCGATCGGCGTGTGGAACAAGGTCGAGCCGGTCTGGGACGCGAAGGGCGGCGGCTACACCGAGGTCGCGCACGGTTCGAGTCACATCCAGGCGGTCGGCTGGGACAAGGGCCGCTGCCCGAAGGCGCGCACGCTCCTCACCTACTCGCAGTCGTCGAACCCGAACTCGCCGTACTACAGCGATCAGACGCGGCTGTACGCCGATGAGCGCTGGGTGACGTCGCGGTTCTGCGAGAAGGACATCATGGGCGATCCGAAGCTGAAGGTGGTCAAGGTGCGCGAGCGCCGCTGA
- a CDS encoding chorismate mutase, with product MGVALLAGSGGAAVAAPSPRSAAVAPAGSYERLHPLVDLAAQRLATADLVAAAKYGTGSPVDDPAREKQVLDDVARQARELGADPEATVRIFRDQIEANKVVQRELHRRWDADPSQVPAEKPDLGEVRKEINRVNGELVRGIADSAAARSAPSCRGLVTVAGVRVRHERQLDLLHTVALERALRSVCAG from the coding sequence GTGGGTGTGGCTCTGCTGGCCGGAAGCGGGGGTGCTGCCGTTGCCGCTCCGTCGCCGCGGTCCGCGGCCGTAGCCCCCGCGGGGTCGTACGAGCGGCTCCATCCGCTGGTCGATCTCGCCGCCCAGCGGCTGGCCACCGCCGATCTCGTCGCCGCCGCGAAGTACGGCACCGGCAGCCCCGTCGACGACCCTGCCCGTGAGAAGCAGGTCCTTGACGATGTCGCGCGGCAGGCACGGGAGTTGGGTGCCGATCCCGAGGCGACCGTGCGGATCTTCCGGGACCAGATCGAGGCCAACAAGGTGGTGCAGCGGGAGCTGCACCGGCGGTGGGACGCCGATCCTTCGCAGGTGCCTGCGGAGAAGCCGGACCTCGGGGAGGTTCGCAAGGAGATCAACCGGGTGAACGGGGAGTTGGTGCGGGGGATCGCCGACTCTGCTGCCGCGCGTTCGGCGCCGTCCTGCCGTGGGCTTGTGACCGTGGCGGGCGTACGGGTTCGCCATGAGCGGCAGCTTGACCTGCTGCACACCGTGGCTCTGGAGCGTGCGCTTCGGTCTGTGTGTGCGGGCTGA